The genomic window gtgtgtgtgtcaagaatttaagtttaataaattatagttcaCGAGTGACATTTTGCTGATCATGTTCAATCCGTTGTGGAAATTGCAAAGacgatttaaaaaagaaatgtggAAAAGATGGCAGCTGTTTCACGCTACGGACTTTTTATCTCTGATGTATCCTTGCTTCACCATCTGTCGTATTCTTGGAATGTTCCCGTACAAGATCAACGATTCGATATTCGAGGCATCCAGATCACGATACGTAGTACTGACTATCATTAGCTGCGTCACCTGCGTTTATCAATTGACAAAGATTTATGAAATCAACATATTAAATGTCAGGGGTTCGGTAATCGCAAAAATTCAGGACAATTGTTTTACCATTCTCGGAAGTTTCATAGTAATTGTTTCGTCTATTTTGAGTAGTCAACGAATGCGCTTACTACAGGTCATATTAGGAGTCTCTTCAAAATTACCACCAAAGTCATATAAAAAACTATCCAAATTGATACATTTCAAGGATATATTCGGTTTTCTCTCGTTAACGGTGCATGGGATGCTGTCAATTGGACGTATGAGTCCAAAAGTCGGTTTGTCTGTATTAACAAGACTAATAGAAAATTACAACAacttacaaatatttcaaatgaatATGCTGTATATGAATTGTGTTTgtatattaaaagcttgtttcaAGCGAATCGATGACAAACTGATCAATCTACgagagttaataataaatgataaatcgCATATTCCTAGACTGATCTGTCGTGAGCAAAGGAATCCACTCCTACTGGAAGAGattaaaactttaaagaaaCAGTATTTGCTAGTTACGGACACAGTGCAAATgctgaacaaaatttttagtcCACAGCTCCTCGCAACTTTTATTATGGTCTTCGTCGAAATTACTTTCGAATTATACACGAATACGGTACAATGGCATAACGGGCTGTTTATCAATTTGTTTAACCAGATTCATGAAACATTCTTGATGTTCTACGTAATGtactttgttataaaaatagtattgaTAGTGTGGGCCTGCGAAACCGGCAAAAATCAAGCTATAAAAATTAGCACCACTGTTCATGATTTTCTTAATATCATCAGTGACGAGGAAATAAAAGATGAGGTATCCATAAAAAAGTTTaacttatataaataactaataaatttttatacgttaAATGTAaccattttacaattatatttttaaaacctaTTTGTAATCTATTTATGCTTTTTTATCTGACGTTGCAGTTGCAATCGTTTTCTTTGCAAATAATGCATCACGACATCACATTTTCCGCTAAAGGTCTTACTGTCGATGCGACATTCCTCACAACAGTAAGTAAccaaacatatattatttatattttaatttaaattaagatttaaatttcttaaaataaaattaaaatatttattttttatttttatagatggTGGGTACTATTACCACGtacctttta from Solenopsis invicta isolate M01_SB chromosome 2, UNIL_Sinv_3.0, whole genome shotgun sequence includes these protein-coding regions:
- the LOC120359743 gene encoding uncharacterized protein LOC120359743 isoform X2 → MFNPLWKLQRRFKKEMWKRWQLFHATDFLSLMYPCFTICRILGMFPYKINDSIFEASRSRYVVLTIISCVTCVYQLTKIYEINILNVRGSVIAKIQDNCFTILGSFIVIVSSILSSQRMRLLQVILGVSSKLPPKSYKKLSKLIHFKDIFGFLSLTVHGMLSIGRMSPKVGLSVLTRLIENYNNLQIFQMNMLYMNCVCILKACFKRIDDKLINLRELIINDKSHIPRLICREQRNPLLLEEIKTLKKQYLLVTDTVQMLNKIFSPQLLATFIMVFVEITFELYTNTVQWHNGLFINLFNQIHETFLMFYVMYFVIKIVLIVWACETGKNQAIKISTTVHDFLNIISDEEIKDELQSFSLQIMHHDITFSAKGLTVDATFLTTMVGTITTYLLILIQFFMTTHSCGKAGINV